One genomic window of Citrobacter sp. Marseille-Q6884 includes the following:
- a CDS encoding DUF1992 domain-containing protein, whose product MWLLDQWAERHIIDAQTKGEFDDLPGAGVPLTLDDDSHVPPELRAGYRLLKNAGCLPPELEQRREAIGLLDILAGIRKDDPRYQEVSRRLSLLELKLRQAGISTDFLRGGYADKLQHKINDE is encoded by the coding sequence ATGTGGCTATTAGACCAGTGGGCGGAGCGCCATATTATCGATGCGCAGACAAAAGGTGAGTTTGATGATTTACCGGGTGCTGGCGTGCCGCTTACTCTTGACGATGACTCCCATGTTCCGCCGGAACTTCGAGCCGGATATCGTTTATTGAAAAACGCCGGGTGCCTGCCTCCTGAACTTGAGCAGCGCAGAGAAGCAATAGGTTTGCTTGATATCCTTGCGGGAATTCGTAAAGACGATCCCCGATATCAGGAAGTGAGCCGACGTCTGTCGTTACTTGAACTCAAACTTCGCCAGGCTGGAATCAGCACAGACTTCTTACGCGGTGGGTACGCCGATAAGCTTCAACATAAGATTAATGATGAATAG
- the rplQ gene encoding 50S ribosomal protein L17: MRHRKSGRQLNRNSSHRQAMFRNMAGSLVRHEIIKTTLPKAKELRRVVEPLITLAKTDSVANRRLAFARTRDNEIVAKLFNELGPRFASRAGGYTRILKCGFRAGDNAPMAYIELVDRSESKAEAAAE; this comes from the coding sequence ATGCGCCATCGTAAGAGTGGTCGTCAACTGAACCGCAACAGCAGCCATCGCCAGGCTATGTTCCGCAATATGGCAGGTTCACTGGTTCGTCATGAAATCATCAAGACGACTCTGCCGAAAGCGAAAGAGCTGCGTCGCGTAGTTGAGCCGCTGATTACTCTTGCCAAGACTGATAGCGTAGCTAATCGTCGTCTGGCATTCGCCCGTACTCGTGATAACGAGATCGTGGCAAAACTGTTTAACGAGCTGGGCCCGCGTTTCGCGAGCCGCGCCGGTGGTTACACTCGCATTCTGAAGTGTGGCTTCCGTGCAGGCGACAACGCGCCGATGGCATACATCGAGCTGGTTGATCGCTCTGAATCGAAAGCAGAAGCTGCTGCAGAGTAA